The DNA sequence ATCCTTATCATGATAGTATTCATTATAGAAGCATGTACATTAATATGTGATAGAAAACTGTTGCTATCCCCTCTTAGTAGATACGGCGGCCGGCGGCCGCATAATTTTGTTGATTcgattgttattttttaggcTTCCGTAATCCTacatggaacccttatagtttcgccttgtcCGACGgtcgtccgtctgtccgcggctagcttatcttatcttatcgttaGGGGTCCTTGAAGATACACTTCCGCGGCTAGCTTTAAAAACTGTTAGTATTTGAAATCGGACAAAGCTGTATCTGCGCTTGAGTAGTTATATGGTGTAGTTAACCACGCCGACAAAGAGGGACAAAAACCTACCAACAACGCAGGTATAGGGGTCCCGTAGCCGTCACGAAAAAATATGTGGCGTATAATTTGAATTAGGGAAACATTCAAACTTGGTTAAAGTTCGACAGTAAATTCagatctatttttattttattctactggatggcaaacgagcaagtgggtctcctgatggtaagaagatcaccaccgcccataaacatctgcaacaccaggggcattgcatAGGGGTATTGTTTTTTTCCGGCGATCATTGATCTAATCTCAGACAAACCGAATATGCTCTTCatacataaattaataaagaaattttttaacaaaatagtatTACcgactcaataaaaaaataacaaaaaatggaacagactaccaaatccttgaaaatattttactagcactaggtacctactagctcgaagtcggtgcctcagcacgagccagcaggatggattgaaacccatagtatgtatgtaggtgaggtagacgactattgttccattccattgtttgttatttttttatttttttggagtcggttttacttttttgttaaaaaaatctttaagtatttctcactttttagtgattcgtagccaaagtacatctcacaacgattcaatgaagcccaaacacggcttagttacgttgttttataacagagttccgttgcctaccttccggcttcagcatcagatcacttcgaaagaatcattaacttaaagctccttcttagtcacttatctaggtataataataataaataaataaatttatttgtacatAAGCATGTTACAGTTCACTATACAATAATTAGGTTTGTACATGAGTCTTTATAGAGTATTCAGCAGTTCTGTCCCCTaaactaggtatattaataatgatcgtttatagacgagcgagcattacttagctttgacgagttccattgttcatctacggtcttcttcatcaggtccagtttaccaaatgatacctactttctgaatgtaaatgctaaaaatgccaaaatcgccataagtgtgcctataaaatttgaggtttgccctcgatttccctaggatcccataatcagatcttgacttggtgacaatgggaccacctcagaagagtaccatttcgaataaaaaaagaattttgaaaatcggtccacaattgactgagtactcggcgaatatacataaaaaaaatatacaaacattggaacatagaacctcctcctttttttaagtcggttaaaaattattgaagaaaattttaaatgaattttaTCTGCTGTACTGCTGGGAATTATTTTTCCGGTAACTTAAATGGATCCGTGTCAGAGATGGGGTCCAAATCAGGATTTACGCTATCCAACTATGCCAAAGCTGATAAACTTTATTATCTACGCTACGTTATAAGTAGTTCTTTACAATAAGATTATGAATACCTATCATAGGAAATTTATAACGTATCGGTTGAAATATTTCAATGACAGCATTCAGCGATTCAGCGAGTAATAAATTTattcagagtattttttttacaaaacaataacctttatttataatttggaataattttaatGGAATATTAGATCTAAACAACTTGTCAACCTAATATCAAAAACTTGATACTTCACTGGTTACGCTtctttatctatattttttattatgagcctaaaaattacatatttaaggTGACaaggttaaataattaaaatatctttagtACCTAGTATAGGATGTAATACCTAACtatttactttttcttttgttgCAGATCATGGGGAACGTTTTGTTTTCGATAATATGGCTCATTATCCTAATATTCATCGGATTCTGGATCGCGGGCATCGCCGCTGGGCTGTACATCTTAATAATACCGTTCACAGTATGCATAGAAGCGTTAACAGTAAGTATactgattttattaaaatcgaattGCCATTAAATCTTATAACAAAATACCATGGGGGCCCATAAGctatagttttaaattaaaaaacttggTAGTTTGACTTCCAAAAAAAAACGTCGAGCTTATTTGACGTTGCACGATTAATATCGCAACTACTTTTACTATCTAATAATTCATTCATAACGTTCATAACGTT is a window from the Choristoneura fumiferana chromosome 13, NRCan_CFum_1, whole genome shotgun sequence genome containing:
- the LOC141434069 gene encoding uncharacterized protein — encoded protein: MGNVLFSIIWLIILIFIGFWIAGIAAGLYILIIPFTVCIEALTGLTDFLLKVIQFPRYCAQSMVDGKGFN